The genomic interval TGCGACGCGACAGGGGCCGCTGACCCCGGGCCCTGAACGCGAAGTGGGGGGAACACATGTCGCGTTGGAAAGTGCTGCCCGCGGAACTGGATCCGCGGGTACGGCAGTTGGTGGTACGCCTGCGCCGCCTGAAGGACCACAGCGGCCTGAGCATCCGGCAGTTGGCGGCGAGGACGGGGTACAGCGCCAAGTCCTGGGAGCGGTACCTGGGCGCCCGCTCCCTGCCGCCCGCGGAGGCGCTGGAGGCCTTGGCGCGGGTCTGCGGCGAGGACCCGGCCCGGCTGCTGGCGCTGCGGGAGGTGGCCGCGGAGGGCTGGGCGACCACGCCCGAACGGGCCCCGACAACAGGCCACTTACCGTCACCGGAGACCCTCCGGTCCCCCGAGCGACGCGCCCTGCGCATCGCGCTCGTGGCGGGCTCGGTGACCCTCGTCCTGGCGGTCTCGTCGGCGGTGCTCGTGACGATCCGCCTCATGGACGCCGGCAACAACGGCGGCTCCACGGCTTCGAGTACGACCACGACACGATCGGCGGCCCCGCTCGCCGCGCCGACGGACGCGTCGCCGTATCCCTGCCGGATCGAGCGGACCGACGGCCGCTGGTACGCGGGCAACAGCCGTACCCAGCAGGAGAATCTGGCCGAGGGCGACACCGGGCCCGATGTCGCCGAGGCGCAGTGTCTGTTGCGCAGGGCGGGGATCTCTCCGGGCGGCATCGACGGGATCTTCGGCCCGCTGACGGAACACGCGGTCAAGGCGTTCCAGCAGCGGTCCGGTCTCGTCGTGGACGGCATGGTCGGCCCGCACACCTGGAAGGCCCTCAGGGGATGAGACAACTGGCCGCCGCGCTACGGGAGTTGCGATCCGCCACCGGGCTGAGCCTGGCGGGCCTCGCCGCGAAGACGCCGTACAGCAAGTCGTCCTGGGAGCGCTACCTCAACGGCAAGACCCTGCCGCCGAGGGAAGCGGTGGAGGAGCTGTGCCGGCTCGCGGGCGAACCGGTCGGTCGGTGTGTGGCGCTGTGGGAACTCGCGGAGGCGGAGGGGAGCGGGCGGGCGACGACGGCCGAGGAGGCGACACCGGCGGCGGCGTCCCCTGCGGTGACGCCCCCGCCGCCGCCCGTCTCCCCGCCCCCGGAGCAACGCGGCGTCGTCACCCTCGCGGTCCTCGCGTCCGTCTGCGCGGTGGCCGTGACCGCCGTGGTCCTAGCCCTGCTCCTGCTCCCCGACTCCCGCTCGTCCGAACCCCTCTCCCCCACCGCCGCGACCACGGCCACCCCCGTCGGCCCGGGCTGCCACGGCACGGCCTGCGAGGGCCGCAGCCCGATGGCCATGCGCTGCGCCGCGCAACCGGACACCGTCGCCCAGCACCGGACCGCCACCGGCGCCTGGATGGAACTACGCCACAGCCGGGAGTGCGGCACGACCTGGGCCCGCACCTGGGGCGGCCGCATCGGCGACCGGATCGAGCTGAGCGTGCCGGGGCGGGTGGGGGCGGTGCACGGCGCGGAGGTGGGCAATGCCGTGGACGCGGAGTCGTATGTGTACACGCTGATGGCC from Streptomyces sp. NBC_01288 carries:
- a CDS encoding helix-turn-helix domain-containing protein, with the protein product MRQLAAALRELRSATGLSLAGLAAKTPYSKSSWERYLNGKTLPPREAVEELCRLAGEPVGRCVALWELAEAEGSGRATTAEEATPAAASPAVTPPPPPVSPPPEQRGVVTLAVLASVCAVAVTAVVLALLLLPDSRSSEPLSPTAATTATPVGPGCHGTACEGRSPMAMRCAAQPDTVAQHRTATGAWMELRHSRECGTTWARTWGGRIGDRIELSVPGRVGAVHGAEVGNAVDAESYVYTLMAATAPGTVVRACFQPSAGGKRECFEGRVH
- a CDS encoding peptidoglycan-binding protein, producing the protein MSRWKVLPAELDPRVRQLVVRLRRLKDHSGLSIRQLAARTGYSAKSWERYLGARSLPPAEALEALARVCGEDPARLLALREVAAEGWATTPERAPTTGHLPSPETLRSPERRALRIALVAGSVTLVLAVSSAVLVTIRLMDAGNNGGSTASSTTTTRSAAPLAAPTDASPYPCRIERTDGRWYAGNSRTQQENLAEGDTGPDVAEAQCLLRRAGISPGGIDGIFGPLTEHAVKAFQQRSGLVVDGMVGPHTWKALRG